A stretch of Amycolatopsis balhimycina FH 1894 DNA encodes these proteins:
- a CDS encoding PadR family transcriptional regulator has protein sequence MRRQRHPFAQEHGRTPFGPFGGFGEFPPGFGPGGRGRGHGPGRRGHGGRRSRRGDVRAAILALLAEQPRHGYEIIREIGERSGGFWRPSPGSVYPTLQLLADEGLVISKDEHGKKLFELTDAGRAAAEQQDATPPWEQIAQDVDPVEIGLVKAGKNLAAAVVQIMRAGNESQQARAAEVLNDARRSLYGILGEDEDESSAPEEAAE, from the coding sequence ATGCGTAGGCAACGACACCCCTTCGCCCAGGAACATGGGCGCACCCCTTTCGGGCCCTTCGGTGGTTTCGGCGAGTTCCCCCCGGGCTTCGGCCCCGGTGGACGCGGTCGCGGCCACGGTCCGGGCCGCCGCGGTCACGGCGGACGGCGCAGCCGCCGCGGTGACGTCCGCGCGGCGATCCTGGCGCTGCTCGCCGAGCAGCCCCGGCACGGCTACGAGATCATCCGCGAGATCGGCGAGCGCTCCGGCGGCTTCTGGCGACCGAGCCCCGGCTCGGTGTACCCGACGCTGCAGCTGCTGGCCGACGAAGGCCTGGTCATCAGCAAGGACGAGCACGGCAAGAAGCTGTTCGAGCTGACCGACGCCGGCCGCGCCGCCGCGGAGCAGCAGGACGCCACCCCGCCGTGGGAGCAGATCGCACAGGACGTCGACCCGGTCGAGATCGGGCTCGTCAAGGCGGGCAAGAACCTGGCCGCCGCCGTCGTGCAGATCATGCGCGCGGGCAACGAAAGCCAGCAGGCCCGCGCGGCCGAAGTGCTCAACGACGCCCGGCGCTCGCTCTACGGCATCCTCGGCGAGGACGAGGACGAGTCCTCCGCGCCCGAAGAAGCAGCCGAGTGA
- a CDS encoding Lrp/AsnC family transcriptional regulator gives MPETIDEIDARLLQALGEDPRSTAVALAERLGLSRNTVQARLVRLEQRGVLRSFERRIDPARLGYPLRAFVNAQVDQRRLAEIGAALAAIPEVTEVCGLTGASDLMVQVVAVDADDLYRVAGRILASPGVERTNISLVMRELVPYRLTPLLRREHSAQPED, from the coding sequence GTGCCGGAAACCATCGACGAGATCGACGCGCGCCTGCTCCAGGCGCTGGGCGAGGACCCGCGGTCCACCGCGGTCGCGCTGGCCGAGCGGCTGGGCCTGTCCCGCAACACCGTGCAGGCCCGGCTCGTGCGGCTGGAGCAGCGCGGTGTGCTCAGGTCGTTCGAACGCCGCATCGACCCGGCGCGGCTGGGCTATCCGCTACGGGCGTTCGTCAACGCGCAGGTCGACCAGCGTCGCCTCGCCGAGATCGGGGCGGCCCTGGCGGCGATCCCCGAGGTGACCGAGGTGTGCGGGCTGACCGGGGCGAGCGACCTGATGGTCCAGGTCGTCGCCGTCGACGCCGACGACCTCTACCGCGTCGCCGGCCGCATTCTCGCCTCGCCCGGGGTGGAGCGGACGAACATCTCGCTCGTCATGCGGGAGCTCGTCCCGTACCGCCTGACACCCCTGCTGCGGCGCGAGCATTCTGCGCAGCCGGAGGACTGA